The Vicia villosa cultivar HV-30 ecotype Madison, WI linkage group LG1, Vvil1.0, whole genome shotgun sequence genome includes a region encoding these proteins:
- the LOC131644023 gene encoding nuclear envelope-associated protein 2-like isoform X1, producing the protein MSISEKQQVSVNNSKLASTVTRDVDPLLRGLNDKKQSFRRNVESLASELKELRNRLASQEQSYVKETRTRQEAETNAKIMELEISRMQKKLEEKNEQLQASTSSAEKHIKELDDLRTQLIVTRATADSSAASAQSAKFQCLELQKELDEKNSSLREHEERVIRLGEQLDNLQKDLQARESSQEQLKDEVLRIERDIMEALAKARESKDCELQKILDEVSPKNLEKMNKLLVVKDDEIVKLKDEVRIMSAHWKLKTKEFESQLEKQRRADQDLKKRVLKLEFCLQEARSQTRKLQRMGERRDKAIKELKDQLAGKQQRVVDAEKQNQNFWDSSGFKIVVSMSMLVLVVFSKR; encoded by the exons ATGTCGATTTCTGAGAAACAACAAGTTTCGGTAAACAATTCGAAGTTGGCATCTACAGTAACTAGAGATGTTGATCCATTGTTAAGAGGTTTGAATGATAAAAAACAAAGCTTTAGACGAAACGTGGAGTCTTTGGCTTCAGAGTTGAAGGAGCTTCGGAATCGTTTGGCTTCTCAGGAACAATCGTATGTTAAAGAAACTCGAACAAGACAG GAAGCAGAGACAAATGCCAAGATTATGGAATTGGAAATTAGCAGAATGCAGAAgaaattggaagaaaaaaatgAGCAGCTTCAGGCTTCAACCTCTTCTGCTGAAAAG CATATAAAGGAGTTGGACGATCTTAGAACACAGCTTATAGTAACTAGAGCAACAGCAGATTCAAGTGCCGCATCAGCTCAATCAGCGAAGTTCCAATGTTTAGAACTTCAAAAAGAATTAGATGAGAAAAATAGTTCACTAAGAGAGCATGAGGAACGCGTAATTAGACTAGGCGAGCAGCTTGATAATTTGCAGAAGGATCTTCAGGCAAGGGAATCTTCACAGGAGCAATTGAAAGATGAAGTTCTTAGAATTGAGCGTGATATTATGGAGGCTCTTGCGAAAGCTAGAGAGAGCAAGGATTGCGAACTGCAGAAAATATTGGACGAGGTTTCTCCTAAGAATTTAGAGAAGATGAATAAGTTATTGGTTGTTAAGGATGATGAAATAGTTAAACTTAAGGATGAAGTTAGGATCATGTCTGCTCATTGGAAGCTTAAGACGAAGGAATTCGAGTCACAG TTGGAGAAACAGCGGCGTGCGGATCAGGATCTGAAGAAAAGGGTGCTGAAGTTGGAATTCTGTCTGCAGGAAGCTCGTTCGCAGACACGCAAGCTCCAAAGG ATGGGAGAGCGGCGGGACAAAGCTATTAAAGAATTGAAAGATCAATTAGCAGGAAAGCAACAGAGAGTTGTGGATGCAGAAAAGCAAAACCAGAACTTCTGGGACTCCTCTGGATTCAAAATTGTGGTCTCCATGTCCATGCTAGTCTTGGTGGTATTTTCAAAGCGGTGA
- the LOC131644023 gene encoding nuclear envelope-associated protein 2-like isoform X2 yields MELEISRMQKKLEEKNEQLQASTSSAEKHIKELDDLRTQLIVTRATADSSAASAQSAKFQCLELQKELDEKNSSLREHEERVIRLGEQLDNLQKDLQARESSQEQLKDEVLRIERDIMEALAKARESKDCELQKILDEVSPKNLEKMNKLLVVKDDEIVKLKDEVRIMSAHWKLKTKEFESQLEKQRRADQDLKKRVLKLEFCLQEARSQTRKLQRMGERRDKAIKELKDQLAGKQQRVVDAEKQNQNFWDSSGFKIVVSMSMLVLVVFSKR; encoded by the exons ATGGAATTGGAAATTAGCAGAATGCAGAAgaaattggaagaaaaaaatgAGCAGCTTCAGGCTTCAACCTCTTCTGCTGAAAAG CATATAAAGGAGTTGGACGATCTTAGAACACAGCTTATAGTAACTAGAGCAACAGCAGATTCAAGTGCCGCATCAGCTCAATCAGCGAAGTTCCAATGTTTAGAACTTCAAAAAGAATTAGATGAGAAAAATAGTTCACTAAGAGAGCATGAGGAACGCGTAATTAGACTAGGCGAGCAGCTTGATAATTTGCAGAAGGATCTTCAGGCAAGGGAATCTTCACAGGAGCAATTGAAAGATGAAGTTCTTAGAATTGAGCGTGATATTATGGAGGCTCTTGCGAAAGCTAGAGAGAGCAAGGATTGCGAACTGCAGAAAATATTGGACGAGGTTTCTCCTAAGAATTTAGAGAAGATGAATAAGTTATTGGTTGTTAAGGATGATGAAATAGTTAAACTTAAGGATGAAGTTAGGATCATGTCTGCTCATTGGAAGCTTAAGACGAAGGAATTCGAGTCACAG TTGGAGAAACAGCGGCGTGCGGATCAGGATCTGAAGAAAAGGGTGCTGAAGTTGGAATTCTGTCTGCAGGAAGCTCGTTCGCAGACACGCAAGCTCCAAAGG ATGGGAGAGCGGCGGGACAAAGCTATTAAAGAATTGAAAGATCAATTAGCAGGAAAGCAACAGAGAGTTGTGGATGCAGAAAAGCAAAACCAGAACTTCTGGGACTCCTCTGGATTCAAAATTGTGGTCTCCATGTCCATGCTAGTCTTGGTGGTATTTTCAAAGCGGTGA
- the LOC131652966 gene encoding uncharacterized protein LOC131652966, protein MKRKRACLQTPRDLYLDDDCWERIFKFIFDDDDNDNNASYFKSLSLVNKHFLSITNRLRFSLTLWNPTCRLLSRLFPRFLNLISLDLSCYHGAINNLLVRISCYPLKLTSLNLSNQPNIPARGLTSFSQTITTLTSLTCSNIASLSVADFLLISNCFPLLQELDLSVTKRIKVRLNASMSMLFPKLRKLNLYGHINKYMDDAWLLHFCKTSQFLQELVLVRCGFFTYQGIASAIRERPTLKSLSITCRSKHGNITSHFIHTILSLKDLTCLDLTFSRISDDLLSSIATRGLPLKKLVLHNCDGYSYAGIFCLLSKSPCIQHLNLQGSSFLNDQHVMNLSFFLGDLMSIDLSQCSMLSESSLLSLISNCLSLSEIKMNHTRIGNSFEDFVISPQLKSLNLAHSFQLRDESIKMFAFIFPNLELLDLSCCRNIYGEGICQVLRKCCKIKRLNLVGCLQLKLHGINFPVPKLKVLNLSYTSVDDETLYVIAKCCSGLLQLLLEGCDYVTKKGIVHVLKNCTQLKEINLENRKRKIYGGFLEYTDIEKFWIHGNKISLI, encoded by the coding sequence ATGAAACGTAAGAGAGCTTGTCTCCAAACTCCGAGAGATTTATATTTAGATGACGATTGCTGGGAACGTATTTTCAAATTCATCTTCGATGACGATGACAACGACAACAACGCTTCctatttcaaatctctttctctAGTCAACAAGCATTTTCTCTCCATTACCAACCGTCTACGCTTCTCTCTCACTCTATGGAATCCAACATGCCGTTTACTCTCTCGCCTCTTTCCAAGGTTCCTCAATCTCATCTCCCTCGATCTCTCTTGTTACCATGGTGCCATCAACAACCTTCTCGTTCGAATCTCTTGTTACCCCTTGAAACTCACTTCGCTCAATCTGTCCAACCAACCCAATATTCCAGCACGCGGTTTGACATCTTTCTCACAAACTATTACAACTCTAACCTCTCTCACCTGTTCCAACATTGCTTCTCTCTCTGTTGCCGATTTTCTTCTCATCTCTAATTGCTTTCCTCTCCTTCAAGAGCTTGACCTCAGTGTTACTAAGCGTATCAAGGTTAGGCTAAATGCTTCTATGTCAATGCTGTTTCCTAAGCTGCGCAAACTTAATCTCTATGGTCATATCAATAAATATATGGACGACGCATGGCTTTTACACTTTTGTAAGACTTCTCAGTTTCTTCAAGAACTTGTCTTGGTGCGCTGTGGATTCTTTACTTATCAAGGCATTGCTTCTGCCATCCGTGAGAGACCAACTTTGAAGTCTCTATCAATTACTTGTAGGTCAAAGCATGGCAACATTACTTCACACTTTATTCACACCATTCTCAGTTTGAAGGACTTAACTTGTCTTGATTTGACATTTTCGCGTATCTCCGATGACTTGCTTTCCTCTATTGCAACCAGAGGTCTTCCTTTGAAAAAGCTTGTCCTCCATAATTGTGACGGATATAGTTATGCTGGAATTTTTTGTTTGTTATCCAAGTCTCCatgtatacaacatttgaatctTCAAGGGTCTTCTTTTTTGAATGATCAACATGTTATGAACTTGTCTTTTTTTTTGGGTGATTTAATGTCTATAGACCTTAGTCAATGTAGCATGCTCTCAGAGTCATCTTTGCTTTCGCTCATTTCTAATTGTCTTTCACTTAGTGAGATCAAAATGAATCACACAAGGATTGGGAATTCATTCGAGGATTTCGTTATAAGCCCTCAATTAAAGTCTCTCAATTTGGCCCATAGTTTCCAGCTAAGAGATGAAAGCATCAAAATGTTTGCTTTCATTTTCCCCAATTTGGAGCTGCTTGATTTGAGCTGTTGTCGTAACATATATGGAGAAGGTATTTGTCAAGTTTTAAGGAAATGTTGTAAGATTAAACGCTTGAACTTAGTTGGTTGTTTACAACTGAAGCTGCATGGAATAAACTTCCCAGTTCCTAAATTGAAAGTGTTGAACTTGTCATATACAAGTGTTGACGATGAGACGCTTTATGTGATCGCAAAGTGTTGTTCTGGACTGTTGCAATTGTTACTAGAAGGTTGTGATTATGTGACAAAGAAAGGAATTGTGCATGTGCTAAAAAATTGCACGCAACTCAAAGAGATCAATTTGGAAAACCGTAAACGTAAGATTTATGGGGGATTCTTGGAATATACAGACATTGAGAAATTTTGGATACATGGTAATAAAATTTCCTTGATTTAA